The following proteins come from a genomic window of Enterobacter chengduensis:
- the wcaL gene encoding colanic acid biosynthesis glycosyltransferase WcaL: protein MKVGFFLLKFPLSSETFVLNQITAFIDMGYDVEIIALQKGDTQNTHAAYTQYGLEAKTRWLQDEPSGKLSKLGRRASQTLRGIHRASTWRALNVSRYGAESRNLILSAICGQTARPYRADVFIAHFGPAGVTAAKLRELGVIDGKIATIFHGIDISSREVLNHYTPEYQQLFRRGDMMLPISDLWAGRLKNMGCPGDKIAVSRMGVDLTRFTRRPVKVPGKPLQIISVARLTEKKGLHVAIEACRQLKARGVDFHYRILGIGPWERRLRTLIEQYQLEDVVEMPGFKPSHEVKAMLDEADVFLLPSVTGADGDMEGIPVALMEAMAVGIPVVSTLHSGIPELIKSEHSGWLVPENNAMALADRLAAFSDIDQQALEPVLHNARQKVETDFNQQVINRQLASLLQTL from the coding sequence ATGAAGGTTGGTTTCTTCTTGCTGAAATTTCCGCTGTCGTCCGAGACATTTGTTCTGAACCAAATCACCGCGTTTATCGATATGGGATATGACGTGGAGATTATCGCCCTGCAAAAGGGCGATACCCAAAATACCCATGCGGCGTATACCCAGTACGGGCTGGAGGCGAAAACCCGCTGGCTGCAGGATGAGCCGTCCGGGAAGCTGAGCAAGCTTGGCCGCCGGGCCAGCCAGACGTTGCGCGGGATCCATCGCGCGTCGACCTGGCGGGCGCTGAATGTTTCCCGTTATGGGGCCGAATCCCGCAATCTGATCCTGTCGGCCATCTGCGGTCAAACCGCGCGGCCGTATCGCGCCGACGTGTTTATTGCCCACTTCGGCCCGGCGGGCGTCACGGCCGCGAAACTGCGCGAGCTGGGGGTGATTGACGGCAAAATTGCCACCATCTTCCATGGGATAGACATCTCCAGCCGCGAGGTGCTGAACCACTACACGCCGGAGTATCAGCAGCTTTTCCGGCGCGGCGACATGATGCTGCCCATCAGCGATCTGTGGGCTGGACGCCTGAAAAACATGGGCTGCCCGGGAGATAAAATTGCCGTTTCGCGCATGGGCGTGGACTTAACGCGCTTTACCCGCCGCCCGGTGAAGGTGCCGGGCAAACCGCTGCAGATCATCTCCGTTGCGCGTCTGACCGAGAAGAAAGGCCTGCACGTGGCCATTGAAGCCTGCCGCCAGCTGAAAGCACGCGGGGTGGATTTCCACTACCGCATTCTCGGCATTGGGCCGTGGGAGCGGCGTCTGCGGACGCTTATCGAACAGTATCAGCTGGAAGATGTCGTCGAGATGCCGGGCTTTAAGCCGAGCCACGAGGTCAAGGCCATGCTCGACGAGGCGGACGTGTTCCTGCTGCCTTCCGTGACGGGCGCCGATGGCGATATGGAAGGCATTCCGGTGGCGCTGATGGAGGCGATGGCCGTCGGTATTCCGGTGGTGTCGACCCTGCACAGCGGGATCCCGGAGCTGATCAAGTCCGAACATTCCGGCTGGCTGGTGCCGGAGAATAACGCGATGGCCCTTGCCGACCGACTAGCGGCCTTTAGCGACATTGACCAGCAGGCGCTGGAGCCCGTGCTTCACAATGCCAGACAAAAAGTGGAAACCGATTTTAACCAGCAGGTGATCAATCGCCAGCTCGCGAGCCTGCTGCAAACGCTGTAA
- the wcaK gene encoding colanic acid biosynthesis pyruvyl transferase WcaK: protein MKLLILGNHTCGNRGDSAILRGLLDAINTLKPETEVDVMSRYPVSSSWLLNRPVMGDPLYSQMKQHNNAAGVMGRVKKVLRRRYQHQVLLSRVTDTGKLRNIAIAQGFTDFVRLLSGYDAIIQVGGSFFVDLYGVPQFEHALCTFMAKKPLFMIGHSVGPFQDPQFNQLANYVFGHCDALILRESVSLDMMKRSEIDTSKVELGVDTAWLVDHQDDSFQASYAVQHWLDVAAKQKTVAITLRELAPFDKRLGTTQAAYEKAFADVVNRVLDSGYQVLALSTCTGIDSYNKDDRMVALNLRNLVNDPSRYHVVMDELNDLEMGKLLSACDLTVGTRLHSAIISMNFGTPAIAINYEHKSAGIMQQLGMPEMAVDIRHLLDGSLGAMVGDTLGQLPAINERLAVAVKAEREKGIGMVKSVLDRVREGK from the coding sequence ATGAAATTATTAATTCTTGGCAACCATACCTGCGGCAACCGTGGCGACAGCGCCATCCTGCGCGGTTTACTGGATGCGATTAACACCCTTAAGCCTGAGACCGAAGTGGACGTGATGAGCCGTTATCCGGTGAGCTCATCCTGGCTACTGAACCGCCCGGTAATGGGCGATCCGCTCTACAGCCAGATGAAACAGCATAACAACGCTGCGGGCGTGATGGGTCGCGTGAAGAAAGTGCTGCGTCGCCGCTACCAGCACCAGGTGCTGCTTTCCCGCGTGACCGATACCGGCAAGCTGCGCAACATCGCGATCGCCCAGGGCTTTACCGATTTTGTTCGTCTGCTGTCCGGCTATGACGCCATTATCCAGGTGGGCGGATCGTTCTTCGTCGATCTCTACGGCGTGCCGCAGTTTGAGCATGCGCTCTGCACGTTCATGGCGAAAAAGCCGCTGTTTATGATTGGCCACAGCGTCGGGCCATTCCAGGATCCGCAGTTTAACCAGCTGGCGAACTACGTGTTTGGCCACTGCGACGCGCTGATCCTGCGCGAATCGGTCAGCCTCGACATGATGAAGCGCAGCGAAATTGACACCTCTAAAGTTGAGCTCGGCGTGGATACCGCCTGGCTGGTGGATCACCAGGACGACAGCTTCCAGGCAAGCTACGCGGTGCAGCACTGGCTGGACGTGGCGGCAAAACAGAAAACCGTCGCGATTACCCTGCGCGAGCTGGCGCCCTTCGATAAACGTTTAGGCACCACGCAGGCGGCCTACGAGAAAGCCTTTGCCGACGTGGTGAACCGCGTGCTGGACAGCGGGTATCAGGTGCTGGCCCTGTCCACCTGCACCGGCATCGACAGCTACAATAAAGATGACCGCATGGTGGCGCTGAACCTGCGCAACCTGGTCAACGACCCGTCCCGCTATCACGTGGTGATGGACGAGCTGAACGATCTGGAGATGGGCAAGCTGCTCTCCGCCTGTGACCTGACCGTCGGCACGCGCCTGCACTCGGCGATTATCTCCATGAACTTCGGCACCCCGGCGATTGCCATTAACTACGAGCACAAGTCCGCCGGGATTATGCAGCAGCTCGGCATGCCGGAAATGGCGGTGGATATTCGCCATCTGCTGGACGGTTCGCTGGGTGCGATGGTGGGCGACACGCTTGGCCAGCTGCCTGCTATCAATGAACGCCTGGCGGTGGCGGTGAAGGCCGAGCGCGAGAAGGGGATTGGGATGGTGAAATCGGTCCTCGACCGCGTGCGGGAGGGGAAATGA
- the wzxC gene encoding colanic acid undecaprenyl disphosphate flippase WzxC, which translates to MSLREKTISGAKWSAMATIVIIGLGLVQMTVLARIIDNHQFGLLTVSLVIIALADTLSDFGIANSIIQRKEISHLELTTLYWLNVGLGVFVFVLVFLLSDTIASVLHNPDLAPLMRTLSFAFVAIPHGQQFRALMQKELEFNKIGMIETSAVLAGFTFTVVSAHFWPLAMTAILGYLVNSAVRTLLFGYFGRKIYRPGLHFSLASVSSNLRFGAWLTADSIINYVNTNLSTLVLARILGASVAGGYNLAYNVAVVPPMKLNPIITRVLFPAFAKIQDDTEKLRVNFYKLLSVVGIINFPVLLGLMVVSSNFVPLVFGEKWNGIIPILQLLCVVGLLRSVGNPIGSLLMAKARVDISFKFNVFKTFLFIPAIVVGGHMAGAIGVTLGFLLVQIVNTVLSYFIMIKPVLGSSYRQYILSLWLPFYLSLPTLAVSYGLGIILRGHLPLAALLAVQVVAGALAFGVMIVLSRNALVVEMKRQFCRNEKMKTLLRAG; encoded by the coding sequence ATGAGCTTACGTGAAAAAACCATCAGCGGCGCCAAGTGGTCAGCGATGGCGACCATCGTCATCATTGGCCTCGGCCTCGTGCAGATGACCGTGCTGGCGCGCATTATCGATAACCACCAGTTCGGCCTGCTGACCGTCTCGCTGGTGATCATCGCGCTGGCCGATACGCTGTCTGACTTTGGTATTGCCAACTCGATTATCCAGCGCAAGGAGATCAGCCATCTGGAGCTGACCACGCTCTACTGGCTGAACGTGGGGCTGGGGGTTTTCGTGTTCGTGCTGGTGTTCCTGCTGAGCGACACCATCGCCAGCGTGCTGCACAACCCGGATCTCGCCCCGCTGATGCGAACATTGTCTTTTGCCTTCGTGGCGATCCCGCACGGGCAGCAGTTCCGCGCGCTGATGCAGAAAGAGCTGGAGTTCAACAAGATCGGCATGATCGAAACCAGCGCCGTGCTGGCGGGTTTCACCTTCACCGTGGTGAGCGCCCATTTCTGGCCGCTGGCGATGACCGCTATCCTCGGTTACCTGGTCAACTCCGCCGTGCGTACCCTGCTGTTTGGCTACTTTGGCCGCAAGATTTACCGTCCCGGGCTGCATTTCTCTCTCGCGTCCGTCTCGTCCAACCTGCGCTTTGGCGCGTGGCTGACGGCGGACAGCATCATCAACTACGTGAACACCAACCTCTCGACGCTGGTGCTGGCGCGTATTCTCGGCGCGAGCGTGGCGGGGGGCTACAACCTGGCCTACAACGTCGCGGTGGTGCCGCCGATGAAGCTCAACCCGATTATTACCCGCGTGCTGTTCCCGGCGTTTGCCAAAATCCAGGACGACACCGAGAAGCTGCGCGTCAACTTCTACAAGCTGCTTTCCGTGGTAGGGATCATCAATTTCCCGGTGCTGCTGGGGCTGATGGTGGTCTCAAGCAATTTCGTGCCGCTGGTGTTTGGCGAGAAGTGGAACGGCATTATCCCGATCCTGCAATTGCTGTGCGTGGTGGGGCTGCTGCGCTCCGTGGGGAACCCGATTGGTTCGCTGCTGATGGCGAAGGCGCGGGTGGACATCAGCTTTAAGTTCAACGTGTTCAAAACCTTCCTGTTTATTCCGGCGATCGTCGTCGGCGGGCATATGGCGGGCGCTATTGGCGTCACGCTCGGCTTCCTGCTGGTGCAGATAGTCAATACCGTTCTGAGCTACTTCATCATGATCAAGCCGGTGCTGGGCTCCAGCTACCGCCAGTACATCCTGAGCCTGTGGCTGCCGTTCTATCTCTCATTGCCGACCCTGGCGGTGAGCTACGGTCTGGGCATTATCCTTCGCGGTCATCTGCCGCTGGCCGCGCTGCTGGCGGTGCAGGTGGTCGCAGGCGCGCTGGCGTTTGGCGTGATGATTGTGCTGTCACGCAATGCGCTGGTGGTGGAGATGAAGCGCCAGTTTTGCCGTAACGAAAAAATGAAAACGCTGCTTCGCGCAGGCTAG
- the wcaJ gene encoding undecaprenyl-phosphate glucose phosphotransferase, translated as MTNLKKRERARTNASLISMVQRFSDITIMVGGLWAVCRISGLPFLYMHLLMALIALVVFQMIGGMTDFYRSWRGVKMTTELMLLLQNWTLSLIFSAGLVAFSHDFDNRLVTYLCWYLLTSVGMVVCRSLIRFGAGWLRNRGYNRRFVAVAGDLPVGKVLLDSFRKEPWLGFEVVGIYHDAKPGGVPSDWAGNYEQLIEDAKAGKIHNVYIAMQMKDESRIKQLMRELADTTCSVILIPDVFTFNILHSRIEEVNGVPVVPLYDTPLSGINRVLKRVEDIVLSSLILLLISPVLCCIALAVKLSSPGPVIFRQTRYGMDGKPIMVWKFRSMKVMENDKVVTQATQNDPRVTRMGNFLRRTSLDELPQFINVFTGGMSIVGPRPHAVAHNEQYRALIEGYMLRHKVKPGITGWAQINGWRGETDTLEKMEKRIEFDLEYIREWSLWFDIKIVFLTIFKGFVNKAAY; from the coding sequence ATGACGAATCTAAAAAAACGCGAACGAGCGAGAACGAATGCATCGTTAATCTCTATGGTGCAGCGTTTTTCTGATATCACCATCATGGTCGGTGGATTGTGGGCGGTGTGTCGAATCAGCGGGCTGCCGTTCTTATATATGCATCTGCTGATGGCCCTGATTGCGCTGGTCGTGTTTCAGATGATCGGCGGGATGACCGATTTCTACCGCTCGTGGCGCGGCGTGAAAATGACCACCGAACTGATGCTGCTGCTGCAGAACTGGACCCTGAGCCTGATCTTCAGCGCGGGCCTGGTGGCGTTCAGCCATGATTTTGATAATCGCCTCGTGACCTATCTTTGCTGGTATCTGTTGACCAGCGTCGGCATGGTGGTGTGCCGCTCCCTGATCCGCTTTGGCGCGGGCTGGCTGCGCAACCGGGGTTATAACCGTCGCTTCGTGGCGGTGGCAGGCGATCTGCCGGTCGGAAAGGTGCTGCTCGACAGCTTCCGCAAGGAGCCGTGGTTAGGGTTTGAAGTGGTTGGGATTTACCACGACGCGAAGCCGGGCGGCGTGCCGTCGGACTGGGCGGGTAATTACGAACAGCTTATTGAAGACGCGAAGGCCGGTAAAATCCACAACGTCTACATCGCCATGCAGATGAAGGACGAATCCCGCATCAAGCAGCTGATGCGCGAGCTGGCGGACACCACCTGCTCGGTGATCCTGATCCCGGACGTGTTTACCTTCAACATTCTCCATTCACGCATTGAAGAGGTGAACGGCGTGCCGGTGGTACCGCTGTACGACACCCCGCTGTCGGGCATTAACCGCGTGCTCAAGCGCGTGGAAGATATCGTACTCTCTTCGCTGATTTTGCTGCTCATCTCCCCGGTGCTGTGCTGCATTGCGCTGGCGGTGAAGCTGAGCTCTCCCGGCCCGGTTATTTTCCGCCAGACCCGCTACGGCATGGACGGTAAGCCGATTATGGTGTGGAAATTCCGCTCCATGAAGGTGATGGAAAACGACAAGGTGGTGACCCAGGCCACGCAGAACGATCCGCGCGTGACCCGCATGGGTAACTTCCTGCGCCGCACCTCGCTGGACGAGCTGCCGCAGTTTATCAACGTCTTTACCGGCGGGATGTCGATTGTGGGCCCGCGTCCGCACGCGGTGGCGCATAACGAGCAGTACCGCGCGCTGATTGAAGGCTACATGCTGCGCCATAAGGTGAAGCCGGGCATCACCGGCTGGGCGCAGATCAACGGCTGGCGCGGCGAAACCGACACGCTGGAAAAAATGGAAAAACGCATCGAATTCGATCTGGAGTACATCCGCGAGTGGAGCCTCTGGTTCGATATCAAGATTGTTTTTCTGACCATCTTCAAAGGCTTCGTGAACAAAGCGGCGTACTAA
- the cpsG gene encoding colanic acid biosynthesis phosphomannomutase CpsG: protein MEKLTCFKAYDIRGRLGEELNEDIAWRIGRAYGEYLKPETIVLGGDVRLTSESLKLALAKGLQDAGVDVLDIGLSGTEEIYFATFHLGVDGGIEVTASHNPMDYNGMKLVRKGARPISGDTGLRDVQRLAEANDFPPVNEAKRGSYKKINLQKEYIDHLLGYINVANLKPLKLVINSGNGAAGPVVDALEARFKALNVPVTFVKVHNTPDGNFPNGIPNPLLPECRDDTRNAVIEHGADMGIAFDGDFDRCFLFDEKGQFIEGYYIVGLLAEAFLEKNPGAKIIHDPRLSWNTVDVVSAAGGTPVMSKTGHAFIKERMREEDAIYGGEMSAHHYFRDFAYCDSGMIPWLLVTELLCLKGKTLGELVRDRMAAFPASGEINSKLAQPAEAIARVEQHFAIHALEIDRTDGISMAFPQWRFNLRSSNTEPVVRLNVESRADAALMEARTQDILALLNQ, encoded by the coding sequence ATGGAAAAATTAACCTGTTTTAAAGCCTACGATATTCGCGGCAGGCTGGGCGAAGAGCTGAATGAAGACATCGCGTGGCGCATTGGCCGCGCGTACGGCGAATATCTCAAGCCAGAAACCATCGTGCTCGGCGGCGACGTGCGTCTGACCAGTGAATCCCTCAAGCTGGCCCTGGCGAAAGGGCTGCAGGACGCGGGCGTGGACGTGCTGGACATCGGTCTTTCCGGAACCGAAGAGATCTACTTTGCCACCTTCCACCTGGGCGTGGACGGCGGTATCGAAGTGACGGCCAGCCACAACCCGATGGACTACAACGGCATGAAGCTGGTGCGCAAGGGCGCGCGCCCTATCAGCGGCGACACCGGCCTGCGCGACGTGCAGCGCCTGGCGGAAGCCAACGATTTCCCGCCGGTGAACGAGGCGAAGCGCGGCAGCTACAAAAAAATCAACCTGCAGAAAGAGTACATCGACCACCTGCTGGGCTACATCAACGTGGCGAACCTCAAGCCGCTTAAGCTGGTCATCAACTCCGGTAACGGCGCGGCCGGCCCGGTTGTCGATGCCCTGGAAGCCCGCTTTAAGGCGCTGAACGTGCCGGTGACCTTCGTCAAGGTGCACAACACCCCGGACGGCAACTTCCCGAACGGTATTCCTAACCCGCTGCTGCCGGAGTGCCGCGACGACACCCGCAATGCGGTGATTGAGCACGGCGCGGATATGGGCATCGCCTTTGACGGCGACTTCGACCGCTGCTTCCTGTTCGACGAGAAAGGGCAGTTCATCGAGGGCTACTACATTGTCGGCCTGCTGGCGGAAGCGTTCCTCGAGAAAAACCCGGGCGCAAAAATCATTCATGACCCGCGCCTCTCCTGGAACACCGTCGACGTGGTGTCTGCCGCAGGCGGCACGCCGGTGATGTCCAAAACCGGCCACGCGTTCATCAAAGAGCGCATGCGTGAAGAAGACGCCATTTACGGCGGCGAGATGAGCGCCCACCACTACTTCCGTGATTTTGCCTACTGCGACAGCGGGATGATCCCGTGGCTGCTGGTGACCGAGCTGCTGTGCCTGAAGGGGAAAACCCTGGGCGAGCTGGTGCGCGACCGCATGGCGGCCTTCCCGGCGAGCGGGGAGATTAACAGCAAGCTGGCGCAGCCCGCCGAGGCGATTGCCCGCGTGGAGCAGCACTTTGCGATTCACGCGCTGGAAATTGACCGTACGGACGGCATCAGCATGGCGTTCCCGCAGTGGCGCTTCAACCTGCGCTCGTCGAACACCGAGCCGGTGGTGCGCCTGAACGTGGAGTCCCGCGCTGACGCGGCGCTGATGGAAGCCCGAACGCAGGACATTCTGGCGCTGTTGAATCAGTAA
- the cpsB gene encoding mannose-1-phosphate guanyltransferase: MSQTTLYPVVMAGGSGSRLWPLSRVLYPKQFLCLKGDLTMLQTTVNRLHGVECESPVVICNEQHRFIVAEQLRQLNKLTENIILEPAGRNTAPAIALAALAAKRSSPDCDPLMLVLAADHVIQQEDAFRDAVRAAIPYAESGKLVTFGIVPDLPETGYGYIRRGSVTPGEGDSVAFDVAQFVEKPNLETAQAYVASGEYYWNSGMFLFRAGRYLEELRKYRPDILNACEKAMAVVDPDLDFIRVDEEAFLACPEESIDYAVMERTADAVVVPMDAGWSDVGSWSSLWEISAHTPEGNVHHGDVISHKTENSYVYAESGLVTTVGVKDLVVVQTKDAVLIADRNAVQDVKKVVEQIKADGRHEHHIHREVYRPWGKYDSIDAGERYQVKRITVKPGEGLSVQMHHHRAEHWVVVAGTAKVTIDGEVKLLGENESIYIPLGATHCLENPGKIPLDLIEVRSGSYLEEDDIVRFQDRYGRV; the protein is encoded by the coding sequence ATGAGTCAAACCACTTTGTATCCGGTTGTGATGGCTGGTGGCTCTGGTAGCCGGTTGTGGCCGCTGTCCCGCGTGCTCTATCCAAAACAGTTCCTCTGCCTGAAAGGGGATCTCACCATGCTGCAGACGACGGTAAACCGTCTCCACGGCGTGGAGTGTGAAAGCCCGGTGGTGATTTGTAACGAACAGCACCGCTTTATCGTTGCCGAGCAGCTGCGCCAGCTGAATAAACTCACTGAAAACATCATTCTGGAGCCTGCCGGTCGTAACACCGCGCCAGCGATCGCCCTCGCGGCGCTGGCGGCAAAACGCAGCAGCCCGGACTGCGACCCGCTGATGCTGGTGCTCGCGGCAGACCACGTTATCCAGCAGGAAGACGCGTTCCGCGATGCGGTGCGTGCGGCCATTCCTTACGCCGAGAGCGGCAAGCTGGTGACCTTCGGCATCGTGCCGGATCTGCCGGAAACCGGTTACGGCTACATTCGCCGCGGCAGCGTGACGCCGGGTGAAGGCGATAGCGTCGCCTTTGACGTGGCGCAGTTTGTCGAAAAACCGAATCTGGAAACCGCGCAGGCGTACGTTGCCAGCGGGGAGTATTACTGGAACAGCGGGATGTTCCTGTTCCGCGCCGGTCGCTATCTGGAAGAGCTGCGCAAATACCGCCCGGATATTCTGAACGCCTGCGAGAAAGCGATGGCGGTGGTGGACCCGGACCTCGACTTCATCCGCGTGGATGAAGAGGCGTTCCTCGCCTGCCCGGAAGAGTCCATCGACTATGCGGTAATGGAACGCACGGCTGACGCCGTCGTGGTACCGATGGACGCCGGCTGGAGCGACGTGGGCTCCTGGTCCTCCCTGTGGGAGATCAGCGCCCATACCCCGGAGGGTAACGTCCATCACGGCGATGTCATTAGCCACAAAACGGAAAACAGCTACGTCTACGCCGAGTCCGGCCTGGTGACCACGGTCGGGGTGAAGGATCTGGTGGTGGTCCAGACCAAGGACGCGGTGCTGATTGCCGACCGTAACGCCGTGCAGGACGTTAAAAAAGTGGTAGAGCAAATCAAGGCCGACGGCCGACACGAACACCACATTCACCGCGAAGTGTACCGTCCGTGGGGCAAATATGACTCCATCGACGCGGGCGAGCGTTATCAGGTGAAACGCATCACCGTGAAGCCGGGCGAGGGGCTGTCGGTGCAGATGCACCATCACCGCGCCGAGCACTGGGTGGTGGTGGCGGGTACGGCCAAGGTCACCATCGACGGCGAAGTCAAACTGCTGGGCGAAAACGAGTCCATCTATATTCCGCTGGGGGCGACGCACTGTCTGGAGAACCCGGGGAAAATTCCTCTCGACCTGATTGAGGTGCGCTCCGGCTCGTATCTGGAAGAGGACGATATCGTGCGCTTCCAGGACCGCTACGGGCGGGTGTAG
- the wcaI gene encoding colanic acid biosynthesis fucosyltransferase WcaI: protein MKILVYGINYSPELTGIGKYTGEMVEWMASQGHDVRVITAPPYYPEWKVGERYSSWRYRREEGAATVWRCPLYVPKQPSTLKRLLHLGSFALSSFFPLMAQRRWKPDRIIGVVPTLFCTPGMRLLGKLSGARTLLHIQDYEVDAMLGLGMAGKSKGGKVAKLASAFERSGLHNVDYVSTISRSMMNKAQEKGVPAEKVIFFPNWSEVARFRDVTEQDARALRARLGLPDDQKIILYSGNIGEKQGLESVIEAAQLLKEHPWMFVIVGQGGGKARLEKLVGERGLSNVKFFPLQSYEALPALLKMGDCHLVVQKRGAADAVLPSKLTNILAVGGNAVITAEAETELGQLCNSYPGIAVCVEPESVPALVTGIEQALAMPKANTVAREYAERTLEKENVLNQFIADIRG from the coding sequence ATGAAGATCCTCGTATACGGAATCAACTACTCGCCGGAATTAACCGGCATCGGAAAATACACCGGCGAGATGGTGGAATGGATGGCGAGCCAGGGACATGACGTGCGGGTCATTACCGCGCCGCCGTACTACCCGGAATGGAAAGTGGGGGAGCGCTACTCAAGCTGGCGCTACCGTCGCGAAGAGGGGGCAGCCACCGTCTGGCGCTGCCCGCTGTATGTGCCTAAGCAGCCCTCGACGCTGAAAAGACTGCTTCATCTCGGCAGCTTTGCCCTGAGCAGTTTTTTCCCGCTGATGGCGCAGCGTCGCTGGAAGCCGGATCGCATTATCGGCGTGGTGCCGACGCTGTTTTGCACGCCGGGCATGCGCCTGCTGGGCAAACTCTCCGGCGCGCGCACCCTGCTGCACATTCAGGATTATGAAGTTGACGCCATGCTGGGCCTGGGAATGGCAGGCAAAAGCAAAGGCGGCAAGGTGGCGAAGCTCGCCAGCGCGTTTGAGCGCAGCGGCCTGCACAACGTGGATTACGTTTCGACCATCTCGCGCTCGATGATGAACAAGGCGCAGGAGAAGGGCGTCCCGGCGGAGAAGGTGATCTTCTTCCCGAACTGGTCCGAAGTGGCGCGTTTTCGCGACGTGACGGAGCAGGACGCTCGGGCGCTGCGCGCCCGGCTCGGTTTGCCTGATGACCAAAAAATCATTCTTTACTCAGGCAATATCGGCGAAAAGCAGGGCCTTGAGAGCGTGATCGAGGCGGCCCAGCTGCTGAAAGAACATCCATGGATGTTTGTGATTGTCGGGCAGGGCGGCGGCAAAGCGCGGCTGGAAAAACTGGTCGGCGAACGCGGCCTGAGCAACGTGAAATTCTTCCCGCTTCAGTCCTACGAGGCTTTGCCTGCGCTGCTGAAGATGGGGGACTGCCATCTGGTGGTGCAAAAACGCGGCGCCGCGGACGCGGTGCTGCCGTCCAAGCTGACCAACATTCTGGCGGTGGGCGGCAACGCGGTGATTACGGCCGAAGCCGAAACTGAATTAGGCCAGCTGTGCAACAGCTACCCGGGCATTGCCGTTTGCGTGGAGCCGGAATCGGTTCCTGCCCTGGTGACCGGCATTGAGCAGGCGCTTGCCATGCCAAAAGCGAACACGGTGGCACGTGAATATGCCGAACGCACGCTCGAGAAAGAGAACGTGCTGAACCAATTTATTGCAGATATACGGGGATAA
- a CDS encoding GDP-mannose mannosyl hydrolase translates to MFLSQEDFATVVRSTPLISIDLIVENERGEFLLGKRTNRPAQGFWFVPGGRVQKDETLHDAFERLTLAELGLQLPMAAGQFYGVWQHFYDDNFSGTGFTTHYIVLGFRLKVTQADLRLPDAQHDDYRWQTPEALLASDNVHDNSRAYFLAERQSGVPGL, encoded by the coding sequence ATGTTTTTAAGTCAGGAAGATTTTGCCACGGTGGTGCGTTCCACTCCGCTCATCTCGATTGATTTGATCGTGGAGAACGAACGCGGCGAGTTCTTGCTGGGGAAACGAACCAACCGTCCTGCACAGGGCTTCTGGTTCGTGCCCGGCGGGCGCGTGCAGAAGGATGAGACGCTTCATGATGCGTTTGAGCGTCTCACTCTGGCGGAGCTGGGCCTGCAGCTGCCGATGGCGGCGGGCCAGTTTTACGGGGTCTGGCAGCACTTCTATGACGATAACTTTTCAGGCACCGGGTTCACCACGCACTACATCGTGCTGGGGTTCCGCCTGAAGGTGACTCAGGCAGACCTGCGTCTGCCTGATGCTCAGCATGACGACTACCGCTGGCAGACGCCAGAGGCGCTGCTGGCGAGCGACAATGTGCATGACAACAGCCGTGCCTATTTCCTCGCTGAACGTCAGTCCGGGGTGCCGGGCTTATGA